Proteins found in one Coffea eugenioides isolate CCC68of chromosome 5, Ceug_1.0, whole genome shotgun sequence genomic segment:
- the LOC113770281 gene encoding putative disease resistance RPP13-like protein 1, translating to MAAALVGGSLLSAFLQVLFDSMARPEFLNLFRNRMADDDLLRKLKRNLHTVGPVLDDAENKEIRNQSVKKWLEELHDTFYQAEDLLDRINAQTLRIKVETEYQSTTSTWKSALRRLCFERILPCTSSGDKFLRKIMPEIETIVEGLEGYIEQINPLGLQVIQSRIQSHQQHETPLVDEIAIFGRDADKEKLIQMLLSEDANGDNIIVVPIVGMGGLCKTTLARIVYKDLRVEVSFPTRAWLSISEEYDATRISKELLRELDISFVDSDNLSSLQWKLRAGLTEKKFLLVLDDVWNSNYNQWDNLRSPFYGGSRGSKIIVTTRDQNVARMMAKERSIYHLDLIAEEDCPSLFKKHALKIEMPMKMQNSN from the coding sequence ATGGCTGCTGCCTTAGTGGGGGGCTCACTCCTCTCCGCTTTCCTTCAAGTGCTATTTGATAGCATGGCCAGACCTGAATTCCTGAATTTGTTTCGTAATAGGATGGCTGATGATGATCTCCTCCGGAAGCTTAAGAGAAACTTACACACTGTTGGACCGGTGCTTGATGATGCAGAGAACAAGGAAATACGGAACCAATCGGTCAAGAAATGGCTTGAAGAGCTTCATGACACATTTTATCAAGCAGAGGATTTACTGGACAGAATCAACGCTCAAACTCTGCGAATTAAGGTAGAAACTGAGTACCAAAGCACTACCAGCACTTGGAAAAGTGCCTTAAGAAGATTATGCTTTGAAAGGATTCTGCCTTGTACATCTTCGGGTGATAAGTTTCTTAGGAAGATCATGCCCGAGATAGAAACAATAGTGGAGGGCCTGGAGGGGTATATAGAACAAATTAATCCCTTGGGTTTGCAAGTCATTCAATCAAGAATACAATCACATCAACAACATGAAACCCCTTTGGTTGATGAGATTGCTATTTTTGGGAGAGATGCTGATAAAGAGAAGCTAATTCAAATGTTGCTATCTGAGGATGCAAATGGAGACAATATCATAGTGGTTCCAATAGTTGGAATGGGTGGGCTTTGCAAGACCACCTTGGCTCGAATAGTTTACAAAGATTTGAGGGTGGAAGTGAGTTTTCCCACTAGGGCATGGCTCAGCATATCAGAAGAATATGATGCTACCAGGATATCAAAAGAACTCCTAAGGGAACTCGATATTTCTTTTGTCGACAGTGATAACTTGTCCTCCCTTCAATGGAAGCTACGAGCTGGCCTAACTGAGAAAAAGTTCCTTCTTGTTTTGGATGATGTTTGGAATAGTAATTACAATCAGTGGGATAATTTAAGGAGCCCTTTCTACGGTGGATCACGTGGAAGTAAGATCATTGTTACAACACGGGATCAGAATGTTGCAAGAATGATGGCTAAAGAAAGGTCAATTTATCATCTGGATTTGATAGCAGAGGAGGATTGCCCGTCATTATTTAAGAAGCATGCATTGAAAATCGAGATGCCAATGAAAATGCAGAACTCTAATTAA
- the LOC113770280 gene encoding putative disease resistance protein At3g14460: MEGKKNLEKLTLKWNGDANNSQVARDVLDKLRPHSSIKYLKIEGYCGITFPNWLVNPSLSRLESLSLSSCEYCHSLPTLGQLSNLVSPDGRLSIFNEEIQPKLSSLCQLRISALKNLRALPLRLNQFSRLEKLTIDDCESLLPLHVSRLPASLKSLECYNYNLELESESSEEDGTLDYLRLENCDSLKVERLASFPKLKGLSIIDCKSIEVLSIPAASGIVSSTTNSASSVMASLQFLDIINCDNLLSFLEGGLAAPNPTEIFIQDCEKLKALSQRMESLLPSLRYLHLENCPKIECF; the protein is encoded by the exons ATGGAAGGCAAGAAAAACCTTGAAAAGTTAACTCTCAAGTGGAACGGTGATGCTAACAATTCACAAGTTGCAAGGGATGTCCTTGATAAACTACGGCCTCATTCAAGTATTAAGTATCTTAAAATCGAAGGATACTGTGGGATAACATTTCCAAATTGGCTAGTCAACCCTTCATTAAGCCGTTTGGAATCCTTGAGTCTTTCTAGTTGTGAATATTGTCATTCCTTGCCTACACTTGGGCAGTTAAG CAATCTTGTGAGTCCCGATGGTCGATTGAGCATCTTCAATGAAGAGATTCAACCAAAACTCTCGTCTCTTTGTCAATTGAGGATTTCAGCGCTAAAAAATTTGAGAGCGTTGCCCCTGCGACTCAACCAATTTTCTAGGCTTGAGAAATTGACAATTGATGATTGCGAGTCACTTTTACCCTTGCACGTGAGTAGACTACCTGCCTCACTTAaatcacttgaatgttacaattaCAATTTGGAATTAGAGAGTGAAAGCTCGGAGGAGGATGGGACCTTGGACTACTTGAGATTAGAAAATTGTGATTCTCTCAAAGTCGAGCGGCTTGCATCGTTTCCCAAGCTAAAAGGTCTTTCTATTATCGATTGCAAGAGTATTGAGGTGCTCTCAATTCCTGCTGCATCTGGGATCGTGAGTAGTACAACAAATTCTGCTAGTAGTGTGATGGCATCATTGCAATTTTTAGACATCATCAATTGCGATAATTTGTTGTCTTTTCTAGAGGGAGGATTGGCAGCCCCCAATCCAACGGAGATTTTTATCCAGGATTGTGAGAAGCTCAAGGCGCTGTCGCAACGGATGGAATCCCTTCTCCCATCTCTTCGATATCTGCATCTAgaaaattgtccaaaaattgAGTGCTTTTGA